The Falco naumanni isolate bFalNau1 chromosome 1, bFalNau1.pat, whole genome shotgun sequence genome window below encodes:
- the RTN4R gene encoding reticulon-4 receptor: MKRAIAEGSKLLILVLCLNIQSEVESCPGACVCYSEPKITISCQQQGLTAIPTEIPIQSQRIFLHNNKITLVRSTSFTSCRNMTILWIHSNNISLIEPGAFYGLNKLEELDLSDNTNLKSINPVTFRGLVHLHTLHLDRCGLLELSTGLFRGLFSLQYLYLQDNNLQNLLDDTFIDLANLTYLFLHGNKIKSLSENVFRGLINLDRLLLHQNRVSLVHRRSFHDLGKVMTLYLFNNNLTVLTGETMAPLVSLQYLRLNGNQWICDCQARSLWNWFKQFKGSSSELECHLPPRLAGRDLKRLQSSDLEGCVDSFNQIRTSVFSTKTRSGKLPTGVPPLGSHNGSPKCCHPETDKSFIYEAKSKAGPSSHSSRPSSNNPLKDKENMSKTKYVETDPSKNGSNKQINDSPFGTFPSIVDPPLTKLKPEFLEPIEPSTVPTKKRQGCSKKNKSKAQCRLTQQGNSSTLQLSLSLLIPPLVWSLLLFC, encoded by the coding sequence GAAGCAAACTGCTGATTTTGGTGCTTTGCTTGAACATCCAGTCAGAAGTGGAGTCTTGCCCTGGGGCGTGTGTATGCTACAGTGAACCGAAGATTACAATAAGTTGTCAGCAGCAAGGACTGACAGCAATCCCCACTGAGATACCCATCCAGAGCCAGCGCATCTTCTTGCACAACAACAAGATAACCCTTGTGAGGTCCACCAGCTTCACGTCCTGCCGCAACATGACTATTCTTTGGATTCACTCCAACAACATCAGCCTCATTGAGCCTGGAGCCTTCTATGGGCTCAACAAACTGGAGGAGTTAGATCTCAGTGACAACACGAACCTGAAATCTATCAACCCGGTGACTTTCCGGGGTCTTGTTCACCTCCACACCTTACACCTGGATCGCTGTGGGCTCCTGGAGCTCTCCACAGGGCTTTTTCGAGGGTTGTTCTCCTTGCAATATCTCTACCTTCAGGATAATAATCTTCAGAACCTGCTGGATGACACCTTCATAGATCTCGCCAACCTCACCTACCTGTTTTTGCATGGGAACAAAATCAAGAGCTTGTCAGAGAACGTCTTTCGTGGGCTAATCAACCTTGACCGGCTGCTTCTGCACCAGAACAGGGTCAGCCTGGTTCACCGCCGGTCTTTTCACGACCTTGGGAAAGTGATGACCTTGTATCTGTTCAACAACAACCTGACGGTGCTCACGGGAGAAACCATGGCTCCCCTGGTGTCCCTTCAGTACCTACGCTTGAATGGCAACCAGTGGATCTGTGACTGCCAGGCTCGGTCCCTCTGGAATTGGTTTAAGCAGTTTAAAGGATCATCTTCAGAGCTAGAGTGCCACCTTCCCCCTCGCTTGGCAGGGAGAGACCTAAAAAGGCTGCAGAGCTCCGACTTGGAAGGATGCGTTGACTCCTTCAACCAGATACGAACAAGCGTTTTTAGCACTAAGACCAGATCTGGTAAACTGCCAACTGGGGTCCCCCCTCTCGGCTCCCACAACGGCTCCCCCAAGTGCTGCCACCCAGAAACTGACAAGTCTTTTATTTATGAAGCTAAAAGCAAGGCAGGTCcttcttcccacagcagccGGCCATCCTCCAACAACCCTCTCAAGGATAAGGAGAACATGTCCAAAACCAAGTACGTTGAGACGGACCCTTCCAAAAATGGCAGCAACAAGCAGATAAACGATTCCCCCTTTGGGACCTTTCCCAGCATTGTAGACCCTCCATTGACCAAGTTGAAACCAGAATTTCTAGAGCCTATTGAACCTTCCACAGTCCCAACCAAAaagaggcagggctgctctaaaaagaacaaatcaaaGGCCCAGTGCCGCCTCACCCAGCAAGGAAACAGCTCCACGTTACAGCTCAGCCTAAGCCTTTTGATCCCCCCCTTGGTGTGGAGCTTACTGTTATTCTGCTAA